A single region of the Podospora pseudopauciseta strain CBS 411.78 chromosome 1, whole genome shotgun sequence genome encodes:
- a CDS encoding hypothetical protein (COG:S; EggNog:ENOG503P0GW), translating into MVVFQNKIIYMPGLPPTARSERIADWLSRCGGLQWREERTKAADGTDLAMAVATVPLPKGNRQVAADVGKSVVAHVTLYARLTLR; encoded by the exons ATGGTGGTCTTCCAGAACAAGATCATCTACATGCCAGGACTGCCCCCGACTGCAAGGAGCGAGCGCATTGCTGACTGGTTAAGCCGCTGTGGGGGACTTCagtggagggaggagaggaccAAGGCTGCTGACGGAACAGATCTCGCAATGGCGGTTGCGACGGTGCCGCTGCCGAAGGGGAATCGGCAGGTAGCCGCGGACGTCGGGAAGTCTGTTGTGGCACATGT GACACTGTATGCGAGACTGACGCTGCGGTAG